Proteins encoded in a region of the Candidatus Nitrosomarinus catalina genome:
- the hisS gene encoding histidine--tRNA ligase, producing MELPRGMKDFLGSETANIEHIRSHFKQLSNLYGFSFMDPSPIELLSTLETKSGPAIKDEIYYFKDKGDREIALRFDFTMGLTRYATSQKSMKLPAKISSFGGVFRYDEPQKGRYRYFHQWDIEIYGKSNLESESEIIELTSRLFDSLLLKNITIDINHRNLVESYINKIFDSKEPQLVGDMLRAVDKIAKKSKDEIIKEFEDRYSKENLEKILEFSQIKGTIKEIESKFDVSQLESWNDIKSLFESLENRGVSNVRINFGIVRGLDYYSGIVFEVFDKNSKLGALAGGGRYDTLTKAFDRDDLGATGVAGGVERIILTMQEQNILSEVEHSRVSVLYVNDEMQKVAHSITSLLRLNNIPTDIDLAGRNLKKQMDIANHSRFTIIVGPQELEQGNVTLKDMQSGTEGTISLEKLTDDPKSVLSLEML from the coding sequence TTGGAATTACCACGTGGAATGAAAGATTTTCTAGGTTCAGAAACTGCAAATATTGAGCATATAAGATCCCATTTTAAACAACTTTCAAATTTGTATGGTTTTTCATTTATGGATCCTTCACCAATAGAATTACTTTCAACACTTGAAACAAAATCTGGACCTGCAATCAAAGATGAAATTTATTATTTTAAAGATAAAGGTGATAGAGAAATTGCTTTAAGATTTGATTTTACAATGGGTCTTACGAGATATGCTACTTCTCAGAAATCTATGAAACTTCCGGCTAAAATCTCTAGTTTTGGAGGTGTATTTCGATATGACGAACCTCAAAAAGGTCGATATCGATATTTTCATCAATGGGATATTGAAATTTATGGTAAATCCAATTTAGAATCTGAATCCGAAATTATTGAATTAACGTCTAGACTATTTGATTCATTATTACTCAAAAACATTACAATCGATATTAATCATAGAAATCTTGTTGAATCATACATCAACAAAATTTTTGATTCAAAGGAACCTCAGTTAGTTGGAGATATGTTACGTGCAGTAGATAAGATTGCAAAAAAATCTAAAGATGAAATTATTAAAGAATTTGAGGATAGATATTCTAAAGAAAATCTAGAAAAAATTTTAGAATTTTCTCAAATTAAGGGGACAATCAAGGAGATTGAGTCTAAATTTGATGTGTCCCAACTTGAATCATGGAATGATATTAAATCTCTATTTGAATCTCTAGAAAATCGAGGTGTATCTAATGTTAGGATTAACTTTGGAATTGTTAGAGGATTAGATTATTACTCTGGAATTGTTTTTGAAGTATTTGATAAAAACTCTAAACTTGGCGCTTTAGCAGGCGGAGGAAGATATGATACCCTCACTAAAGCCTTTGATCGTGATGATCTTGGTGCAACTGGTGTTGCAGGTGGTGTTGAAAGAATAATTTTAACTATGCAAGAACAAAATATTCTTTCAGAAGTTGAACACTCCAGAGTTTCAGTTCTATATGTTAATGATGAAATGCAAAAAGTTGCACACTCAATTACTTCTTTGCTAAGACTAAACAATATTCCTACTGATATTGACTTGGCTGGAAGAAATCTAAAAAAACAAATGGACATTGCTAATCATTCAAGATTTACTATAATTGTTGGCCCACAAGAATTAGAGCAAGGAAATGTAACTCTAAAAGATATGCAAAGTGGAACTGAAGGAACTATCTCTTTAGAAAAATTAACTGATGATCCAAAATCTGTTCTTAGTTTAGAAATGCTTTAG
- a CDS encoding archease, whose amino-acid sequence MSYKFLDHSTDAIIEINAKDLKEAFSTAADAVINLTLDQDKVEEIETKEFVSQGKDLYYLLFSWLEEIPFILITEGFAIKRLEFNIEMNETYKIQAKAFGENLDLKKHNFKVEIKAPTFYEMIIKNEDKVYMKFLLDL is encoded by the coding sequence TTGAGTTACAAATTTTTAGATCACTCCACAGATGCAATAATTGAAATTAATGCAAAAGACCTCAAAGAAGCATTTTCTACAGCAGCAGATGCTGTCATAAATCTAACATTAGACCAAGATAAAGTTGAAGAAATAGAAACTAAAGAATTTGTATCTCAAGGAAAAGATCTGTATTACCTATTATTCAGTTGGCTTGAAGAAATTCCATTTATTCTGATAACTGAAGGATTTGCAATTAAAAGGCTGGAATTTAATATTGAAATGAATGAAACGTATAAGATTCAAGCAAAGGCATTTGGAGAGAATTTAGACTTGAAGAAGCATAATTTTAAAGTCGAAATAAAAGCACCTACATTTTATGAAATGATTATCAAAAATGAGGATAAAGTGTACATGAAATTCTTGCTTGACTTGTAG
- a CDS encoding translation initiation factor IF-6 — protein MDIIKYDVYRGPNIGVYITVNDSIGLVPMGFAETKAKKLEEYLNIEVMYTAIANTRLIGSLSVMNNKGFLLPSTAYQDEYDYLKNETDLEVGVLDTKFNALGNVICANDKGAIVSPALSNENCKVIADVMGVEVIQKKISGSHLAGVNLRANNSGAVIHPDAEEKDIKEIADVLGVNVEKCSINGGIPYVSSGILANNHCIVVGSLTNGSEIMNLTKAFLN, from the coding sequence ATGGACATAATCAAGTATGATGTGTATAGGGGACCAAATATTGGGGTGTACATTACTGTAAATGATTCTATTGGATTAGTTCCAATGGGATTCGCAGAAACTAAGGCAAAAAAATTAGAAGAGTATTTGAACATTGAAGTAATGTATACAGCAATTGCCAATACAAGATTAATTGGATCCTTATCAGTTATGAATAACAAAGGATTTCTTTTGCCATCTACAGCTTATCAAGATGAATATGATTATTTGAAAAATGAAACAGATTTAGAAGTTGGAGTTTTAGATACTAAATTTAATGCACTTGGAAATGTTATTTGTGCAAATGATAAAGGAGCAATTGTTTCACCAGCATTGTCAAATGAAAATTGTAAAGTAATTGCAGATGTAATGGGAGTTGAAGTAATACAGAAAAAGATATCAGGGTCTCATTTAGCTGGGGTAAATCTACGAGCCAATAATTCAGGTGCAGTTATTCACCCAGATGCAGAAGAAAAAGATATCAAAGAAATTGCAGACGTACTAGGCGTAAACGTTGAAAAATGTTCGATAAATGGAGGCATACCATATGTTTCATCAGGAATTTTAGCAAATAATCATTGTATAGTGGTTGGCTCATTGACAAACGGTTCTGAAATAATGAATTTAACTAAAGCATTTCTAAACTAA
- a CDS encoding MDR/zinc-dependent alcohol dehydrogenase-like family protein: protein MKATFFDGKKITLDKNYPNPDLNETLVRVNLAGICGTDLEILDGYMQYNGILGHEFVGTVEKSDNPEMIGKRVVGEINAGCEKCDSCIKGLQRHCSNRTVLGILKRNGAFAELLSLPEKNLHVIPDSISDEQAVFVEPLAAAFEINEQVSLKPKWNVAVVGDGRLAQLIIQVIKLTCSNITCFGKHENKLEGLVQSGIKIKLGIESTDEQLFDLVVEATGSNSGFTDTMKLVKPRGIVVLKSTIASRENLDLTPTIINEITLIGSRCGLFKPAIDALATGKISVNSMIDSTFSLENFEDAINHAKKPDTLKVFLKP from the coding sequence ATGAAAGCAACTTTTTTTGATGGTAAAAAAATTACTTTAGATAAGAATTATCCTAATCCTGATTTGAATGAAACATTAGTTCGTGTAAATTTAGCAGGAATTTGTGGAACTGATTTAGAAATTTTAGATGGATATATGCAATACAATGGAATTTTGGGACATGAATTTGTTGGAACTGTGGAAAAATCTGATAATCCTGAAATGATTGGTAAACGTGTTGTAGGAGAAATAAATGCTGGTTGTGAAAAATGTGATTCCTGCATAAAAGGTTTGCAAAGACATTGTTCTAATAGAACCGTGTTGGGAATTTTAAAACGAAATGGTGCTTTTGCTGAACTTCTATCATTACCTGAAAAAAATTTACATGTAATTCCAGATTCAATTAGTGATGAGCAGGCTGTATTTGTTGAACCTTTAGCTGCTGCTTTTGAAATTAATGAACAGGTATCATTGAAACCTAAATGGAATGTTGCAGTAGTGGGAGATGGAAGATTAGCACAATTAATTATTCAAGTCATAAAATTGACCTGTTCAAATATTACATGTTTTGGTAAACATGAAAATAAACTTGAAGGTTTAGTTCAATCTGGAATCAAAATAAAATTAGGTATCGAATCTACCGATGAACAATTATTTGATTTGGTAGTTGAAGCAACTGGTAGTAATTCAGGATTTACAGATACAATGAAACTTGTTAAACCACGTGGGATCGTAGTTCTAAAATCAACTATTGCATCACGAGAAAATCTTGATTTGACACCCACTATCATAAATGAGATTACATTAATTGGCTCTAGATGTGGATTATTCAAACCCGCTATTGATGCGCTTGCAACAGGAAAAATATCTGTTAATTCTATGATCGACTCTACATTTTCTTTAGAAAACTTTGAAGATGCAATCAATCATGCAAAAAAACCTGATACTTTGAAGGTATTTCTCAAACCATAA
- a CDS encoding 4Fe-4S dicluster domain-containing protein, with the protein MPIAENFPEGLEPTGKISLDDGNFHIMWGPGKKTNTDGSQAEVFADADVVAAYAARGEEQVPLGVSGTMVAVDWDSCVADGACIEACPVQVFQWYRTEKDIPAKDVVGQTFAGTGSDVKDERKDLTDKADPIREHDCIWCMACVSVCPPQAIKVDQSNVEKHESAAKSL; encoded by the coding sequence ATGCCAATAGCAGAAAATTTCCCTGAAGGCCTAGAACCAACTGGAAAAATTAGTCTAGATGACGGTAATTTCCATATTATGTGGGGTCCAGGTAAAAAAACAAACACTGATGGTTCACAAGCTGAAGTATTTGCTGATGCAGATGTTGTAGCAGCATATGCTGCAAGAGGAGAAGAACAAGTTCCTCTTGGTGTAAGTGGAACAATGGTTGCAGTCGATTGGGATTCATGTGTAGCAGATGGTGCATGTATTGAAGCATGTCCAGTACAAGTATTCCAATGGTACAGAACTGAAAAAGATATTCCTGCCAAAGATGTTGTTGGACAAACCTTTGCTGGAACTGGAAGTGACGTTAAAGATGAGCGAAAAGATCTAACTGATAAAGCAGATCCTATTCGTGAACATGATTGTATATGGTGTATGGCATGTGTATCAGTTTGTCCACCTCAAGCAATTAAAGTCGATCAATCAAACGTTGAAAAACACGAAAGTGCAGCAAAATCTCTTTAA
- a CDS encoding DedA family protein, which yields MEPFDSFILFIADFLGEHLYEGIFLAALIETVIPPIPTLAVFPTAGFLASQQGISLLGIIPMIFLGGIGSTLGTSIIYLIALKLGRTVLLRYLKNFRITEKKLERVEIWFEKYGDKAVLIGRIVPVMREMISVPAGLLKMKIPKFVLFTFIGSCIWSTITILTGYYFGEAIGLTK from the coding sequence ATGGAACCTTTTGATTCGTTCATTTTATTTATTGCAGATTTTTTAGGTGAACATCTCTACGAGGGAATTTTTCTTGCAGCGCTAATCGAAACAGTCATTCCTCCAATTCCTACCCTTGCAGTATTCCCTACAGCTGGATTTTTAGCATCACAACAAGGAATTTCATTATTAGGGATTATTCCAATGATTTTTCTTGGTGGAATTGGTTCTACACTTGGGACTTCTATTATCTATTTGATTGCATTAAAACTTGGACGTACAGTTTTGTTGAGATATTTAAAAAATTTTAGAATCACTGAAAAAAAATTGGAACGAGTAGAAATTTGGTTTGAAAAATATGGCGATAAAGCAGTTTTGATAGGAAGAATTGTACCTGTAATGAGAGAAATGATTTCAGTTCCTGCAGGATTATTAAAGATGAAAATTCCTAAATTTGTTTTGTTTACTTTTATTGGGTCTTGTATTTGGTCAACTATTACTATTCTTACAGGATATTATTTTGGTGAAGCAATTGGTCTTACAAAATAA
- a CDS encoding glycosyltransferase, producing MNNAEISIILPTYNESKNIRGILDHIKKSFPSNLKLETIIVDDNSPDNTAKIAEDYFHSIKEKSSHTINVIKRKAKNGLSSAILNGIQESSANTIVVMDSDFSHPPNIIPKLVDAIKQTRCDIAIASRYVNGGSIQGWPIKRKIMSKVATLIAKKGLGIKSHDPMSGFFAFKKNILDGLKFDALGYKMLLEILVKTKGVKIEEVPYTFVDRELGSSKLDSSTIFDYFKSVWKLYKYGKTVEKDEKRTSVKFLSKAARFFTVGASGLAINYLASMIFALNSDMWYLHATTFGIILSISTNFLLNKYWTFEDRDFSAKRTIVQYGKFAAFSSIGALVQLGIVYNLVDQWNVSYPISLVLAVGVAAFGNFLLNKRWTFKEKVWS from the coding sequence TTGAATAACGCTGAAATTTCCATTATTTTACCTACTTATAATGAATCAAAGAATATTCGCGGAATTTTAGATCATATTAAGAAATCTTTTCCATCTAATCTAAAACTGGAAACAATAATTGTTGATGATAATTCTCCAGATAATACTGCAAAAATTGCTGAAGATTATTTTCATTCAATTAAAGAAAAGTCAAGTCACACAATTAATGTAATTAAACGAAAAGCAAAAAATGGATTAAGTTCTGCAATTTTAAATGGAATTCAAGAATCTTCTGCTAATACAATTGTAGTGATGGATAGTGATTTTTCTCATCCCCCAAACATTATTCCTAAATTAGTTGATGCAATTAAACAAACTAGATGTGATATTGCAATTGCATCAAGATATGTTAATGGTGGTTCAATTCAAGGTTGGCCAATTAAAAGAAAAATAATGAGCAAGGTTGCAACATTGATTGCAAAAAAGGGTTTAGGGATAAAGTCCCATGATCCTATGTCTGGGTTTTTTGCATTTAAAAAAAATATTCTTGATGGATTAAAATTTGATGCACTCGGTTACAAAATGCTTTTAGAAATTCTAGTTAAAACAAAAGGCGTAAAAATTGAAGAAGTACCTTATACCTTTGTTGATAGGGAATTGGGTTCTAGCAAACTAGACTCTTCAACTATTTTTGATTATTTCAAATCTGTTTGGAAATTATACAAATATGGAAAAACAGTTGAAAAAGATGAAAAACGAACTTCTGTAAAATTTCTTTCAAAAGCTGCAAGATTTTTTACTGTTGGGGCTTCTGGATTAGCAATTAATTATCTTGCTTCTATGATTTTTGCATTAAATTCTGATATGTGGTATCTTCATGCAACTACTTTTGGAATTATACTTTCCATTTCCACTAACTTTCTATTAAACAAATATTGGACATTTGAAGACAGAGATTTTTCTGCAAAAAGAACAATTGTTCAGTATGGAAAATTTGCTGCCTTCAGTTCTATTGGTGCATTAGTTCAACTTGGAATAGTTTACAATCTTGTAGATCAATGGAATGTATCTTATCCTATTTCTTTGGTTTTAGCTGTAGGCGTTGCTGCATTTGGCAATTTTTTGTTAAACAAAAGATGGACATTCAAAGAAAAAGTTTGGAGTTAA
- a CDS encoding CFI-box-CTERM domain-containing protein produces the protein MKIKIVSLGILSLFLIMVMPAYAEVTEFSIEKSFYTSEEGIVFVGTTNEKNTMINIVIENPNEKESYFIGATSDSNGEFKTTPKNVSNFFSAIGTYQFTAFSIQKSDGISISLEFDGNKVLEETFSILELNSIEDKITEVDKTVSFSVSITDSTFTNPIYSLENAPTGATIDSTGQFVWTPSASHGNIEDVNYDFNIIVNADDQEDKESVTIIVKKAYEQPVAEPVAEPVAEPVAEPVAEPVAESTIASFVDTSKDPQSYVDRYNNEETYKEWFDSNYSQYSSIYQAVGLEEPLQIPASFVDTSKDPQSYVDRYNNEETYKEWFDSNYSQYSSIYQAVGLEEPEFGICGQGTLLNPDGVCEIVVTESIEKEGGGCLIATAAYGSELAPQVQMLREIRDNQLMNTESGSAFMTTFNEAYYSFSPTIADMERESPVFKEIVKAGLTPMISTLSIMESAETESEVLGLGLSVIALNLGMYIGLPAFGIAVIRRRF, from the coding sequence ATGAAAATAAAGATTGTAAGCTTAGGAATATTATCACTATTTTTAATCATGGTAATGCCCGCTTATGCAGAAGTAACTGAATTTTCAATTGAAAAAAGTTTCTACACAAGTGAGGAAGGAATTGTGTTTGTAGGGACAACCAATGAAAAAAATACAATGATCAACATAGTAATAGAAAATCCAAATGAAAAAGAAAGTTATTTTATTGGAGCAACATCAGATTCCAATGGAGAATTTAAAACAACACCAAAAAATGTTAGTAACTTTTTTTCAGCAATTGGAACATATCAATTTACAGCATTCAGTATTCAAAAATCTGATGGGATTAGCATATCTTTAGAATTTGATGGCAACAAAGTTTTAGAGGAAACATTTTCAATTTTAGAATTAAATTCTATTGAGGACAAAATTACAGAAGTAGACAAAACAGTTTCATTTAGTGTTAGTATTACGGATTCAACATTTACAAATCCAATTTATAGTTTAGAAAATGCACCAACTGGAGCTACAATTGATTCTACAGGACAATTTGTTTGGACTCCAAGTGCATCACATGGAAATATTGAAGATGTGAATTATGATTTTAATATAATTGTAAATGCAGATGATCAAGAAGATAAAGAAAGTGTTACGATTATTGTAAAAAAAGCATATGAACAACCAGTAGCTGAACCAGTAGCTGAACCAGTAGCTGAACCAGTAGCTGAACCAGTAGCTGAACCAGTAGCTGAGTCTACAATTGCTTCCTTTGTTGACACATCAAAAGACCCACAAAGTTATGTGGACAGATACAACAATGAAGAAACATACAAAGAGTGGTTTGATAGTAATTACTCTCAATATTCTTCAATTTATCAAGCAGTTGGATTGGAAGAACCATTGCAAATTCCTGCTTCCTTTGTTGACACATCAAAAGACCCACAAAGTTATGTGGACAGATACAACAATGAAGAAACATACAAAGAGTGGTTTGATAGTAATTACTCTCAATATTCTTCAATTTATCAAGCAGTTGGATTGGAAGAACCAGAATTTGGGATTTGTGGACAGGGAACTCTTCTAAATCCTGATGGTGTTTGTGAAATTGTTGTAACAGAATCTATAGAGAAAGAAGGCGGCGGCTGTCTAATTGCAACAGCAGCATACGGCTCAGAACTCGCACCCCAAGTTCAGATGCTTAGAGAAATTCGTGACAACCAGTTGATGAACACAGAATCAGGATCTGCATTTATGACAACATTCAATGAAGCATACTATTCATTCAGTCCAACAATTGCAGACATGGAACGTGAAAGTCCAGTGTTTAAAGAAATTGTAAAAGCTGGATTGACTCCAATGATTAGCACGTTATCCATCATGGAAAGTGCTGAAACTGAAAGCGAAGTCTTGGGACTTGGTTTGTCAGTAATTGCATTGAATCTTGGAATGTACATCGGACTTCCAGCATTTGGTATTGCTGTAATTAGAAGAAGATTCTAA
- a CDS encoding 4Fe-4S dicluster domain-containing protein — protein MADLQIPEDFCHNDVKPKGKTSHADGENFHYIWGEGRTDGAAFSNDDVKAAYEERGEEQVPLGIHGTTVAVDWDSCVAAGSCMSVCPVQTFQWFRTEQDIPAADCMDATFEGTGLTEQDERLDYTDKSQPIREHDCTVCMACQEICPEGAIRIESANQEWHEKAAGTYVIMKSGSENPHAHD, from the coding sequence ATGGCAGATCTACAAATACCAGAAGACTTTTGTCACAACGATGTAAAACCAAAAGGAAAAACAAGCCACGCTGATGGTGAAAATTTCCATTATATCTGGGGTGAGGGAAGAACTGATGGTGCAGCATTCTCAAACGATGATGTAAAGGCAGCATATGAAGAAAGAGGCGAAGAACAAGTTCCTCTTGGAATTCATGGTACTACCGTTGCAGTCGATTGGGATTCATGTGTAGCAGCTGGTTCATGCATGAGTGTATGTCCAGTTCAAACATTCCAATGGTTCAGAACCGAACAAGATATTCCTGCAGCAGACTGCATGGATGCAACCTTCGAAGGTACTGGTTTAACCGAACAAGATGAAAGATTAGATTATACCGACAAATCACAGCCAATCAGAGAACACGATTGTACTGTTTGTATGGCATGTCAAGAAATTTGTCCTGAAGGAGCTATTCGTATCGAATCAGCTAACCAAGAATGGCACGAAAAAGCAGCCGGAACATATGTAATTATGAAATCTGGTTCTGAAAATCCTCACGCACACGATTAA
- the trxA gene encoding thioredoxin: MSEDPEIAKIMQKKLDAMINQKPEPKIEPGIIDLNSSNFDQIISAETPTLVDFWAEWCGPCKSMHPIFESLEKQYPKIKFARVNVDQNQNISMKFSVQSIPTFIMFKSGQIIDKMMGAVGAPGIHMICKKHSN, from the coding sequence TTGTCAGAAGATCCGGAAATAGCAAAAATTATGCAAAAAAAATTAGATGCCATGATTAATCAAAAGCCTGAACCAAAAATTGAGCCTGGAATAATAGATTTGAACAGTTCAAATTTTGATCAAATTATTTCAGCAGAAACTCCAACATTAGTAGATTTTTGGGCTGAATGGTGTGGACCATGTAAATCAATGCATCCAATATTTGAAAGTCTTGAAAAACAATATCCAAAAATAAAATTTGCAAGAGTCAATGTTGATCAAAATCAAAACATATCAATGAAATTTTCAGTTCAATCAATTCCAACATTTATCATGTTCAAATCAGGACAAATTATTGATAAAATGATGGGTGCAGTAGGTGCACCTGGAATTCATATGATTTGTAAAAAACACTCAAACTAG
- a CDS encoding DUF72 domain-containing protein produces the protein MEIKIGCTGWSYQGWSGTFYPKKLRNSEWLKYYSQIFSITEINSTFYKIPSQEIVRRWNVDTPIHFKFTAKFPSVITHKKRLVNIDSEVFSFLTSLLPIHEKISALVLQLPPSLTFDEAKPRLEEMFDILPKDFLYPIEGRHESWFTEKALEYFKQKKYCLVWNMIEGVNNPMPITSNYLYLRLIGDRSIPDNQFGKIRKDKSEIIKKWAQKLVKIVDIPLALVMANNHFEGFGPATANTLGKNLGMRELIWEQKKQKTLGKF, from the coding sequence ATGGAAATTAAAATTGGATGTACTGGATGGAGTTATCAAGGATGGTCTGGAACATTTTATCCAAAAAAACTAAGAAATTCTGAATGGCTAAAATATTACTCACAAATTTTTAGCATTACTGAGATTAATTCAACATTTTATAAAATTCCATCTCAAGAAATTGTTAGAAGATGGAATGTTGATACGCCCATACATTTCAAATTTACAGCAAAATTTCCATCAGTTATTACACATAAAAAAAGATTAGTAAACATAGATTCGGAAGTATTTTCATTTTTAACATCACTTTTACCAATTCATGAGAAAATATCAGCGCTAGTTTTACAATTACCACCATCACTAACATTTGATGAAGCAAAACCAAGATTAGAAGAAATGTTTGATATTTTACCTAAAGATTTTTTGTATCCAATTGAAGGCAGGCACGAATCATGGTTTACAGAAAAGGCTTTAGAATATTTTAAACAAAAAAAATATTGTCTTGTTTGGAACATGATAGAAGGAGTCAACAATCCAATGCCAATTACATCAAATTATCTTTATCTTAGATTAATTGGAGATAGAAGTATTCCAGATAACCAATTTGGTAAAATTAGAAAAGATAAAAGTGAAATAATTAAAAAGTGGGCGCAAAAATTAGTTAAAATTGTAGATATTCCTCTAGCGTTAGTAATGGCTAATAATCATTTTGAAGGATTTGGACCTGCAACTGCAAATACCTTAGGAAAAAATTTAGGAATGAGGGAATTGATCTGGGAACAAAAAAAACAAAAAACGTTAGGAAAATTTTAA
- a CDS encoding replication factor C small subunit, which produces MSATGMWVEKYRPKEISEIVGQSEIIGSLSALIKDPTDMPHLMFSGSAGVGKTTTALCITRQILGENIEGNLLELNASDERGIGMVREKVKKFSGFAGLSNVPFKIIILDEADEMTADAQTALRRIIEDTAKICRFILIANNVSKIIDPIQSRCATFKFTSVGEEDIISRLEVIAKNEKVKSNKKGLKSIYDYSQGDLRHAINLLQATASLGEISEETVISSAGLTKTTDVDDVLKIALSGNVVDSREKMIELIKVYGMSESDFLKYFNSAVFKSKHEKLAEILEVIAKYDYRILVGANSEIQLSAMLAELARIEK; this is translated from the coding sequence ATGTCTGCAACAGGAATGTGGGTAGAGAAGTATCGACCAAAAGAAATCTCAGAAATTGTTGGGCAAAGTGAAATAATCGGGAGTTTATCTGCTTTAATCAAGGATCCAACAGATATGCCGCACCTAATGTTTTCTGGTTCAGCAGGAGTTGGAAAAACAACTACAGCGTTATGTATCACAAGACAAATTTTAGGAGAAAATATCGAAGGGAATCTACTTGAATTGAATGCATCTGATGAAAGAGGAATTGGAATGGTTAGAGAAAAAGTCAAAAAGTTTTCAGGATTTGCTGGATTATCAAATGTACCTTTTAAAATTATAATTTTAGATGAAGCAGATGAAATGACTGCTGATGCTCAAACAGCACTTAGAAGAATTATAGAGGATACTGCAAAAATTTGTAGATTTATCTTAATAGCAAACAACGTTTCAAAAATAATTGATCCTATTCAAAGTAGATGTGCGACTTTCAAATTTACAAGCGTAGGAGAAGAGGATATCATTAGCAGACTAGAGGTAATTGCAAAAAACGAAAAAGTCAAATCAAATAAAAAAGGTCTTAAATCAATTTATGATTATTCTCAAGGTGATTTGAGACATGCAATTAATTTATTGCAAGCGACAGCAAGTTTAGGAGAAATATCTGAAGAGACAGTAATATCCTCAGCAGGGCTAACTAAAACAACTGACGTAGATGATGTTTTAAAAATTGCATTGTCTGGAAACGTAGTAGATTCTAGAGAGAAAATGATTGAATTGATCAAAGTTTATGGAATGTCAGAATCAGACTTTCTCAAATATTTCAATTCAGCAGTTTTCAAATCAAAACATGAAAAATTAGCAGAAATTTTAGAAGTTATTGCAAAATATGATTATAGAATTTTAGTTGGAGCAAATTCTGAAATTCAATTATCTGCAATGCTTGCAGAACTTGCAAGAATAGAAAAGTAA